A genomic window from Flintibacter sp. KGMB00164 includes:
- a CDS encoding HNH endonuclease → MALKPLKPCRHPGCRSLTREGYCPKHKPKRASRRTSAEYHSWYSLPVWTDDLRPAQLLREPFCRECARRGVRTWATVVDHVESHRGDWQLFIDPANHQSLCERCHNRKTAREMAEERKKNRSR, encoded by the coding sequence GTGGCCCTAAAGCCGCTCAAGCCATGCCGACATCCAGGCTGCCGGTCGCTGACCCGGGAGGGATACTGTCCCAAGCACAAGCCCAAGAGAGCGTCCCGGCGTACGTCGGCCGAGTACCACAGCTGGTACAGCCTGCCCGTCTGGACGGATGACCTCCGCCCCGCGCAGCTCTTGCGGGAGCCGTTCTGCCGCGAATGCGCCCGGCGAGGCGTCCGGACCTGGGCCACCGTAGTGGACCACGTGGAGTCCCACCGTGGAGACTGGCAGTTGTTCATTGATCCGGCTAACCACCAGAGCCTGTGCGAGCGCTGCCACAACCGGAAAACGGCCAGGGAAATGGCTGAAGAACGCAAGAAAAATCGAAGCAGATAA
- a CDS encoding single-stranded DNA-binding protein has product MLNKIILMGRLGRDPEVRYTQSGTPVASFSLAVDRDFVDQATGRRPTDWIEVAAWNAKAKFVQQYFRKGQLAVVEGRLQIRDWTDKEGAKRRTAEVVADQIYFAGAKTAPPSEGNADERSLPEPPAQEFAEQDDEGELPF; this is encoded by the coding sequence ATGCTGAATAAAATCATCCTTATGGGGCGCCTGGGGCGAGACCCAGAGGTGCGGTACACTCAGAGCGGTACGCCGGTGGCCTCTTTCTCTCTGGCGGTGGACCGGGACTTTGTGGATCAGGCCACAGGCCGACGGCCCACCGACTGGATCGAGGTGGCAGCCTGGAACGCCAAGGCTAAGTTTGTCCAGCAATATTTCCGCAAGGGGCAGCTGGCTGTGGTGGAAGGTCGGCTCCAGATCCGGGACTGGACGGATAAAGAGGGTGCCAAGCGCCGCACTGCTGAGGTAGTGGCCGATCAGATCTACTTTGCCGGAGCCAAGACAGCACCTCCCAGCGAGGGCAACGCCGATGAGCGCAGCCTTCCAGAACCGCCTGCCCAGGAATTTGCAGAGCAGGATGACGAGGGTGAGCTGCCCTTTTGA
- a CDS encoding PcfJ domain-containing protein yields the protein MDKNWKGLAAKLPVQPSGALKTETLMDVYDSNALGYPLVLYHRESVELADEIQQTMGPEEWAHWERSRMRRWGARCTCSNCGEDFIAGYYQGGIVLTEGPDGQTYEGYAEPGLDASVYFNGETITCPRCWTTAEVTHRSELRHGRTFQVLQAEVVNVDRYTAVMYWLVRRWQDDIGNDTTNFVPYAALVVDLDGKVRRFRAEMRSGDVKEAVWAPCTYSRDPMQLLYYSWEAENHRKVGGWTFNYGPDLDGHTGEKTALDEYIGAEGCWPGAYLHVWERHPQVENLMRQGLAGAVAAAIDRQLDCAATKADLCDAPPIPWVDWMEVKPHRMLHMSKTAFREIRKKNWESEDAACWDRYHRQFPKADALEFEHCRERIGSKAVGHLLEMVAAGWTDLVPARVVRYLEKHDVLQDGVRLLIDYRKMMRDAELAETEETLWPRDLLAAHDRIAQFWTGRAKASYQLGFTSTFIKYRELEWTDGELCVVLPRTEEDLVAEGKTLRHCVGAYGSEHCSGKPIFFVRHYRRPERSYYTLQINMTKAIPVEIQLHGYGNEHHGDRKQYRHKIPQKVRDFCDRWERDVLTPWFADQKARAPQTESGKLKKRSHEPATRTA from the coding sequence ATGGACAAGAACTGGAAAGGACTTGCCGCAAAACTTCCGGTCCAGCCCAGCGGTGCGCTTAAGACGGAAACCTTGATGGATGTTTACGACAGCAATGCGCTTGGCTATCCCTTGGTTCTGTACCACCGTGAGTCTGTGGAGCTGGCAGATGAGATTCAGCAGACTATGGGTCCGGAGGAATGGGCGCACTGGGAACGGTCAAGAATGCGCCGCTGGGGTGCCCGCTGCACTTGCAGCAACTGCGGGGAGGATTTTATCGCCGGCTATTACCAGGGCGGCATTGTTCTGACAGAGGGGCCGGATGGGCAGACATATGAAGGGTATGCAGAGCCTGGCCTAGACGCAAGTGTGTATTTCAATGGCGAAACCATCACCTGCCCACGCTGCTGGACCACTGCGGAGGTCACGCACCGCTCGGAGCTCCGACACGGACGGACCTTTCAGGTCCTCCAGGCCGAGGTGGTAAACGTCGACCGCTACACAGCGGTGATGTACTGGTTGGTCCGCCGCTGGCAGGATGACATTGGGAACGATACAACGAACTTTGTGCCCTATGCGGCTCTGGTCGTGGATTTGGATGGAAAGGTGCGCCGGTTCCGGGCTGAGATGCGCAGCGGGGATGTGAAGGAGGCGGTATGGGCCCCATGTACCTATTCCAGAGACCCGATGCAGCTTCTGTATTATTCCTGGGAGGCTGAGAACCACCGAAAGGTGGGCGGTTGGACCTTTAACTATGGGCCGGACCTGGATGGACATACGGGAGAAAAAACCGCCCTGGACGAGTACATTGGCGCGGAAGGCTGCTGGCCTGGGGCATATCTTCATGTGTGGGAGAGACACCCGCAGGTGGAAAACCTGATGCGGCAGGGCCTTGCTGGAGCTGTTGCCGCAGCCATCGACAGGCAGCTTGACTGTGCGGCAACCAAGGCGGACTTGTGCGATGCACCGCCTATTCCATGGGTGGACTGGATGGAGGTCAAGCCGCACAGAATGCTTCACATGAGCAAGACGGCATTCCGTGAGATCCGTAAAAAGAATTGGGAGTCTGAGGATGCGGCATGTTGGGACAGATACCATCGTCAATTCCCGAAAGCTGACGCTTTGGAGTTTGAGCATTGCCGGGAGCGCATCGGCAGCAAGGCTGTGGGGCACCTGCTGGAAATGGTTGCCGCCGGATGGACAGATCTGGTCCCGGCCCGGGTGGTGCGGTATCTGGAAAAGCATGATGTCCTTCAAGACGGTGTGCGGCTGCTGATCGACTACCGCAAAATGATGCGGGACGCGGAACTGGCGGAGACCGAGGAGACCCTCTGGCCCCGGGATCTGCTGGCTGCCCATGATCGGATCGCTCAGTTTTGGACAGGCCGTGCAAAAGCCTCCTACCAGTTGGGCTTTACCAGCACCTTTATTAAGTACCGGGAATTGGAGTGGACAGACGGCGAATTGTGCGTGGTGCTGCCCAGGACAGAGGAGGATCTTGTGGCTGAGGGAAAGACCCTACGGCACTGTGTCGGGGCCTATGGAAGTGAGCATTGTTCCGGAAAGCCTATCTTCTTTGTCCGGCATTACCGCCGGCCGGAGCGCAGCTATTACACCTTGCAGATTAACATGACCAAGGCAATCCCGGTGGAGATCCAGCTGCACGGCTACGGAAATGAACACCATGGAGATCGAAAGCAGTACCGTCACAAAATCCCCCAAAAGGTGCGGGACTTCTGCGACCGTTGGGAACGGGACGTTTTGACTCCTTGGTTTGCGGATCAAAAGGCCAGGGCGCCCCAGACAGAATCTGGTAAGTTAAAAAAGAGAAGCCATGAACCAGCCACCCGTACAGCTTGA
- a CDS encoding DUF3102 domain-containing protein, whose translation MSKPDLGRIIAQTMAKPAENRTIEAITGEILDAKRAGGEAILTIGRCLIEAKDMLPHGEWLPWLNERVEFSERTARNFMRLAREWTNRQTLADLGASKALTLLALPAEEREQFMEDHDVIDMSARQLEKAIRERDEARKAAEEAKAEANTAEQARAKMAEDMTLLNARLAGAQEDRERALHDTAKLEEELAELKNRPVEVAVETVADPEALEKARAEAVAEMQAKLDRAKERQKKAEAQAKEAQVALERTQAQLQDSERARKTAVLASDEDMATFQVLFQQAQDQANKMRGILLKLRGRPDSTAAQGVEKALRALAEVIGRCAE comes from the coding sequence ATGAGTAAGCCGGATTTGGGGCGGATTATCGCCCAGACTATGGCTAAGCCCGCCGAAAACCGCACGATTGAGGCCATCACTGGGGAAATACTGGACGCAAAGCGGGCCGGGGGAGAGGCCATCCTCACCATCGGCCGGTGCCTCATCGAGGCAAAGGACATGCTGCCCCATGGGGAGTGGCTACCTTGGCTGAATGAACGGGTGGAGTTTTCTGAGCGAACTGCCCGGAACTTCATGCGCCTGGCCAGGGAATGGACAAATCGGCAGACGCTTGCCGATTTGGGAGCCTCTAAAGCCTTGACGCTGTTGGCTTTGCCGGCAGAAGAACGGGAGCAGTTCATGGAAGACCACGACGTCATTGACATGAGTGCCCGCCAGCTGGAGAAGGCCATCCGGGAACGTGATGAGGCTCGCAAAGCTGCGGAGGAAGCCAAGGCAGAAGCCAATACCGCCGAGCAGGCCCGGGCTAAGATGGCCGAGGATATGACTTTGCTCAACGCTCGTTTGGCCGGTGCGCAGGAAGATCGGGAGCGGGCTTTACACGATACTGCCAAACTGGAAGAGGAGCTGGCCGAGCTGAAAAACCGGCCGGTGGAGGTGGCCGTGGAGACTGTGGCAGATCCGGAAGCTCTGGAGAAAGCTCGGGCAGAAGCTGTAGCCGAGATGCAGGCCAAGCTGGACCGTGCCAAGGAGCGGCAGAAAAAGGCCGAGGCTCAGGCAAAGGAGGCCCAGGTTGCTCTGGAACGGACCCAGGCCCAGCTTCAGGATTCGGAGCGGGCCAGAAAAACCGCGGTGCTGGCCTCCGACGAGGACATGGCCACCTTCCAGGTGTTATTCCAGCAAGCCCAGGACCAGGCCAACAAAATGCGGGGTATCCTCCTGAAACTGCGGGGGCGGCCGGACTCTACCGCTGCCCAGGGCGTGGAAAAGGCCCTGCGGGCCCTGGCCGAGGTGATCGGGAGGTGTGCGGAATGA
- a CDS encoding ParA family protein: MRTFAIVNRKGGVGKTTTAVNLAYVLATSCRLRVLLIDADGQANATGILLPKGEYAGLGALLRGYYSSYEELVVHTDVAGLDVLPASEDLWAMELEKDEAALRYSAMMSMRDAIAEDDAYDVIIVDCPPNLSVACISAILASDAVVIPVLSDACSATGVGDLMVQIDSLRYIRPEIRVAGVLVNQWHRSPVVEDAAAYLREDGRVPVYDTVIRRTDKVPESSWAGMAVQQWSPWCSAARDYRAWVAELLEKEGMVHE; the protein is encoded by the coding sequence GTGAGAACATTTGCCATTGTTAATCGAAAGGGCGGAGTAGGAAAGACTACCACCGCCGTGAATCTGGCCTATGTGTTGGCCACCAGCTGCCGCCTGCGGGTGCTGCTCATCGACGCCGACGGGCAGGCCAACGCCACCGGCATCCTCCTGCCCAAGGGAGAATATGCGGGCCTGGGGGCGCTGCTCCGTGGTTATTACAGCAGCTATGAAGAACTTGTGGTACATACCGACGTGGCCGGGCTGGACGTGCTGCCCGCCTCGGAGGATCTGTGGGCAATGGAGCTGGAGAAGGATGAGGCAGCTCTGAGATACAGCGCAATGATGAGTATGCGCGATGCTATTGCTGAGGACGATGCCTACGATGTGATAATCGTGGACTGCCCTCCAAACTTGTCTGTGGCCTGTATTTCCGCAATCCTAGCCAGTGATGCTGTGGTTATACCAGTTTTGTCTGATGCCTGTTCGGCCACCGGCGTGGGTGACCTGATGGTCCAGATTGACAGTCTGCGATATATCCGTCCTGAGATTCGCGTGGCCGGGGTGCTGGTAAACCAGTGGCACCGTTCTCCGGTGGTAGAGGATGCAGCTGCCTATCTCCGTGAGGACGGACGAGTGCCCGTCTACGATACAGTGATCCGGCGCACCGACAAGGTGCCGGAGAGCTCCTGGGCCGGGATGGCCGTCCAGCAATGGAGCCCCTGGTGCTCTGCCGCTAGGGACTACCGGGCGTGGGTGGCTGAACTGCTGGAGAAGGAGGGCATGGTCCATGAGTAA
- a CDS encoding DnaB-like helicase C-terminal domain-containing protein — protein sequence MSKGEYFEAQRSVIGSMLIDGPHVAGIVMHRSREEDYTGEYKTLFRACRELFQAGKPVDAVTVADKVGRSYALFLHELMDETPTAANVEVYLDLLVEKSKLLRVQSLAASAVNCISLEEVQKLVEQQQRILGDRPGVKIVSMEQGLLDFYDRQRRPANLVPWGMDKVDGTFRCEYGDFVVLGGYPSAGKTAFSLQLAWTQAKDKRVGYFSLETHPDKIIDRTVTAVCGVDFGRVKEHNLQESDWREIECRSTAMVGRKLEIIQAGGLSVVDIQALALAGRYDIIYIDYLQLIAPEDRRRSDVEQVTQISKDLHVMAQTTGITVCALSQLSRPQKGGENEKAPGLHSLRQSGQIEQDADGVLLLYKEEPNNPRSRRCLKIAKNKDGEAGGIVYLVFDGAHQRFKTSVVDKPVRREPEYKQMTFTSLADSEPVPFEEGGDVP from the coding sequence ATGAGCAAAGGCGAATACTTTGAGGCCCAGCGCTCCGTCATCGGCTCCATGCTCATCGACGGGCCGCACGTGGCCGGGATCGTGATGCACCGCAGCCGGGAGGAGGACTACACCGGCGAGTACAAGACCCTCTTCCGGGCCTGTCGGGAGCTGTTCCAGGCAGGAAAGCCGGTGGACGCGGTCACCGTGGCCGACAAGGTGGGGCGTAGCTACGCCCTCTTTCTCCACGAGCTGATGGACGAGACCCCCACCGCCGCCAACGTGGAGGTCTATCTGGACCTCCTGGTGGAGAAGTCCAAGCTGCTGCGCGTCCAGAGCCTGGCCGCCAGCGCGGTAAACTGTATCTCCCTAGAGGAGGTCCAAAAGCTGGTGGAACAGCAGCAGCGCATCCTGGGAGACCGGCCCGGGGTGAAGATTGTGAGCATGGAGCAGGGCCTGCTGGACTTTTACGACCGCCAGCGCCGTCCCGCCAATCTGGTCCCCTGGGGGATGGACAAGGTGGACGGCACGTTCCGGTGTGAGTACGGGGACTTTGTGGTGCTGGGTGGATACCCTAGCGCTGGAAAAACCGCATTTTCCCTGCAACTTGCCTGGACCCAGGCCAAAGACAAGCGGGTGGGCTACTTTTCCTTGGAGACCCATCCGGACAAGATCATTGACCGGACGGTTACCGCCGTGTGCGGGGTGGATTTTGGCCGGGTCAAGGAACACAACCTTCAGGAGTCAGACTGGCGGGAGATTGAGTGCCGAAGTACCGCCATGGTGGGCCGAAAGCTGGAGATCATCCAGGCGGGTGGCCTATCTGTGGTAGATATTCAGGCCCTGGCCCTGGCGGGGCGGTACGACATCATCTACATTGACTACTTACAGCTCATCGCCCCGGAGGACCGGAGGCGGAGCGACGTGGAACAGGTGACTCAGATATCCAAGGACCTGCACGTGATGGCCCAGACTACTGGCATCACCGTGTGCGCGCTGTCCCAGCTCTCCAGACCCCAGAAGGGCGGAGAAAACGAGAAGGCCCCGGGACTGCACTCGTTGCGTCAGTCGGGCCAGATCGAGCAGGACGCCGACGGCGTGTTGCTGCTGTACAAGGAAGAGCCCAACAACCCCCGCAGCCGCCGCTGTCTCAAGATTGCCAAGAATAAAGACGGTGAGGCGGGAGGTATCGTATACTTGGTCTTTGACGGCGCGCACCAGCGCTTTAAGACCAGCGTGGTGGACAAGCCGGTGCGCCGGGAGCCGGAATACAAGCAGATGACATTCACCTCTTTAGCGGACAGTGAACCGGTGCCATTTGAGGAAGGGGGTGACGTGCCGTGA
- a CDS encoding helix-turn-helix domain-containing protein, producing the protein MGETYRSLYSVIPARVRDDHTLRPNAKLLYGELSALAQAEGYCWAWNARLADTLGIAKRTVEDLLKQLRDRGHIHIEVERDPESQEVLCRKIWICGPPGSAVPPPAKNGGRVLPKSGGPPAKNGGENNTSNSTVEYPPYNPPKGETPAKKRGKRSNAPKEAPDWKPERFADFWAAYPCGRSKQAAIKAWDKLKPDDALLVVMARALKRQMASEEWQRGIGIPYASTWLNNRRWEDEDKPLPTQGQRPSAPERVVEEEGTYLL; encoded by the coding sequence ATGGGGGAGACATACCGGAGTTTATACTCCGTGATCCCGGCCCGGGTGCGGGACGACCATACCCTGAGGCCCAATGCCAAGCTACTATATGGAGAACTGTCCGCCTTGGCCCAGGCTGAGGGCTACTGCTGGGCCTGGAACGCCCGGCTGGCCGATACCCTTGGCATTGCTAAGCGGACCGTGGAGGATCTACTCAAGCAGCTTAGAGATCGGGGACACATCCATATAGAGGTAGAGCGGGACCCCGAGAGCCAGGAAGTCCTTTGCCGGAAAATCTGGATTTGTGGCCCCCCTGGATCCGCTGTACCCCCTCCCGCCAAAAATGGGGGGAGGGTCCTGCCAAAATCGGGGGGACCTCCTGCCAAAAATGGCGGAGAGAATAATACAAGTAATAGTACAGTAGAATATCCCCCCTATAATCCCCCCAAGGGGGAAACGCCAGCGAAAAAGCGCGGCAAGCGGTCCAATGCCCCGAAAGAGGCTCCGGACTGGAAGCCGGAGCGGTTTGCGGACTTCTGGGCTGCGTATCCATGCGGCCGGTCCAAACAGGCGGCCATCAAAGCCTGGGACAAGCTGAAGCCGGACGACGCGCTGCTGGTGGTGATGGCCCGCGCCCTCAAGCGTCAGATGGCAAGCGAGGAGTGGCAGCGTGGCATTGGGATCCCATATGCCTCCACTTGGCTCAACAACCGCCGCTGGGAAGATGAGGACAAGCCCTTGCCCACCCAAGGCCAGCGGCCCAGCGCCCCGGAGAGGGTTGTGGAGGAGGAGGGGACCTACCTGCTATGA
- a CDS encoding AbrB/MazE/SpoVT family DNA-binding domain-containing protein, producing the protein MTAIVRRMDNLGRVVIPKEMRTQLEMGPGTPMEIVGTDDGIFLRKQQELPLSERVRRLREEAIQEGAPVEVIYQMNQLLDILEDC; encoded by the coding sequence ATGACAGCCATTGTTCGCCGTATGGACAATTTGGGTAGAGTAGTAATACCCAAAGAGATGCGGACGCAGCTGGAAATGGGCCCAGGTACCCCTATGGAAATCGTCGGGACCGATGATGGTATTTTTCTTCGTAAGCAGCAGGAGCTGCCGCTGTCTGAGCGGGTGCGCCGCCTGCGGGAGGAGGCTATCCAGGAGGGAGCTCCGGTCGAGGTGATCTACCAGATGAATCAGCTGCTGGACATCCTGGAGGACTGCTGA